A single Lactuca sativa cultivar Salinas chromosome 8, Lsat_Salinas_v11, whole genome shotgun sequence DNA region contains:
- the LOC111900586 gene encoding uncharacterized mitochondrial protein AtMg00820-like — translation MREDLEEFQRNKVWQLVPKPRGHSIVGTRWVFKNKLDESGAVVRNRSRLVAKGYCQLEGVVPVSTLFKSAFSTYRPLENPQEVHLNLINDSLVILSKEKFLSAINLLVHPSIKIFSPSMADVTSALY, via the exons ATGCGAGAAGATCTTGAAGAAtttcaaagaaacaaagtgtggcagcTCGTTCCGAAGCCACGTGGTCACTCCATTGTTGGCACTAGATGGGTATTCAAAAACAAGCTGGATGAATCCGGTGCGGTAGTCAGAAACAGATCAAGGCTAGTTGCAAAGGGCTATTGTCAACTTGAAG GCGTTGTTCCAGTTTCTACTCTCTTCAAGAGTGCTTTTTCTACTTATCGCCCACTGGAAAACCCCCAAGAAGTTCATCTCAATCTCATTAacgattctttggtcatcttgtCCAAAGAAAAGTTCCTCTCAGCCATTAACCTTCTAGTTCATCCCTCCATTAAAATCTTCTCACCATCAATGGCTGACGTCACATCCGCACTCTACTAG